The genome window ATTACAAACAAAAGTCTGCGTTTAAGTTCGCCAGCTCCACCCTTGGCACTTTGAAAATCTAATCCTGGTTGTTTAGCCATCTGTCACTTATTCCTCAATTTTACCGCCGGCAGCTTCGATTGCAGCGCGAGCACCTTTAGTAACACGAAGGCCACGTACAGTAACTGCACGGTTCACTTCGCCAGACAGAATAACTTTAGCATATTCAATCTGGATGCCAACAACGTTCGCGGCTTTCAGTGCGTTCAGATCAATAACATCGCCTTCAACAGCAGCAAAATCAGACAGACGAATCTCTGCAGTGATCATTGCTTTACGTGAAGTAAAGCCGAATTTCGGCAAACGACGGTATAAAGGCATCTGGCCACCTTCGAAACCACGACGTACGCCACCGCCAGAACGAGATTTCTGACCTTTGTGACCACGGCCGCCGGTTTTACCCAGACCAGAACCGATACCACGACCTACGCGTTTAGGCGCGTGCTTGGCACCTTCAGCCGGAGACAGAGTATTTAAACGCATCTCTTACTCCTCAACTTTAACCATGTAGGAAACCAAGTTGACCATACCACGTACAGCAGGAGTATCCTCGCGCTCTACTGTATGACCAATGCGACGCAGACCTAAACCGACCAGTGTTGCCTTATGCTTAGGCAGACGACCGATTGAACTGCGAACTTGTGTAATTTTAATAGTCTTAGCCATAGCCGATTACCCCAGAATTTCTTCGACGGATTTTCCACGCTTAGCTGCGACCATTTCTGGAGACTTCATGCTGTCTAAAGCATCCAGTGTTGCACGAACCACGTTGATTGGGTTTGTGGAACCATAGGTTTTAGCCAGTACGTTGCGAACTCCAGCTACTTCTAAAACAGCACGCATTGCACCGCCGGCAATGATACCGGTACCTTCGTGAGCAGGTTGCATAAACACACGAGAACCAGTGTGTGTACCTTTCACAGGGTGGAACAATGTGCCGTTGTTTAGAGCAACGGTTTTCATACTGCGACGGGCTTTTTCCATCGCTTTCTGGATTGCTGCCGGAACTTCGCGCGCTTTGCCGTAGCCAAAACCAACGCGACCGTTACCATCACCAACTACAGTCAGTGCGGTAAAGCTGAAAATACGGCCACCTTTAACGGTTTTTGCTACGCGGTTTACCGCGATCAGCTTTTCCTGCAGTTCGCCAGCTTGTTTCTCGATGTGAGCCATCTTACACCTCTACCTTAGAACTGAAGGCCAGCTTCACGGGCAGCATCTGCCAGTGCCTGGACTCTACCATGATATTGGAAACCAGAACGGTCAAAAGCAACAACAGTGATGCCTTTTTCCAGTGCGCGTTCAGCAACTAATTTACCAACAATTGCTGCTGCGTCTTTGTTTCCAGTAAACTTAACTTGTTCATTGATAGCTTTTTCTGTAGTAGAAGCTGCAACCAATGTTTCAGAACCGTTTGGTGCGATAACCTGCGCATAAATATGGCGTGGAGTACGATGTACCACCAGGCGAGTCGCACCCAATTCTTGGATCTTACGGCGTGCGCGGGTCGCACGACGGATACGAGCTGCTTTCTTATCCATAGTGTTACCTTACTTCTTCTTAGCCTCTTTGGTACGCACGATTTCATCGGCGTAACGAACACCTTTACCTTTGTAAGGTTCAGGACGACGGTAAGCACGCAGTTCTGCTGCAACTTGACCAATCACTTGCTTATCCGCACCTTTCAGTACGATTTCAGTTTGTGTTGGGCATTCAGCAGTAATGCCTGCTGGCAGTGCGTGTTCAACCGGATGCGAGAAACCTAAAGACAAGCTTACAGCATTGCCTTTGATTGCTGCACGGTAACCAACACCGACCAGTTGAAGCTTTTTAGTGAAGCCTTCGGTAACACCAACAACCATTGCATTACACAGTGAACGAGTAGTACCCGCTTGTGCCCATGCATCATCAAAACCTTCGCGTGGTGCGAAAGTCAGTTGATTGTCTTCGCTTTTAACTTCAACTGCATTATGGATAGTACGAGTAAGCTCGCCGTTTTTACCCTTAATCGAAATAACCTGACCGTTGAGTTTTACCTCTACGCCGGCAGGAATGACGACGGGTGCTTTTGCCACACGAGACATTCTTTCCTCCCGAATTAAGCTACGTAGCAGAGAATCTCGCCACCAAGACCAGCTTGGCGAGCTGCACGATCAGTCATGACACCTTTAGAGGTAGAAACAACAGCGATACCTAAACCAGCCATAACTTGTGGCAGCTCATCTTTTTTCTTATAGATGCGCAGACTTGGGCGGCTTACACGCTGAATGCTTTCTACAACAGCCTTACCTTGGAAATAACGTAAAGTCAGTTCCAGTTCTGGCTTGATGTCGCCTTCAATTTTAAAATCTTCAATATAACCTTCTTCCTTCAGCACTTTGGCAATTGCCACTTTCAGCTTGGAGGAAGGCATGGTGACCGCAACTTTGTTCGCGGCCTGACCGTTACGGATACGGGTCAGCATATCCGCGATGGGATCTTGCATGCTCATCTGTCTTTACTCCCGTGATTCAAATGGAATTACCAACTTGCCTTTTTAAGGCCCGGGATTTCACCGCGCATAGCGGCTTCACGGACTTTAATACGGCTCAGACCAAACTTCCGCAGGAAACCGTGCGGACGCCCTGTTTGACGGCAGCGGTTACGCTGACGAGAAGGACTTGAATCACGTGGCAGTGTTTGCAGCTTGAGAACAGCGTCCCAGCGATCTTCATCAGATGCTTTAACATCAGAGATGATAGCTTTCAGTTCTACGCGTTTTGCGAAGAATTTCTCAGCTAATTTAGCACGTTTAACATCACGCGCTTTCATAGATTTCTTAGCCATGAGTACCCTGCCTTACTTGCGGAACGGGAAGTTGAACGCTGCTAACAGTGCGCGACCTTCGTCATCTGATTTCGCAGTAGTGGTGATAGTAATATCTAAACCACGTACGCGATCCACTTTATCGTAATCGATTTCAGGGAAGATGATTTGTTCACGAACACCCATGCTGTAGTTACCGCGACCATCGAAAGACTTAGCGGACAAGCCACGGAAGTCACGAATACGTGGTACAGCAATAGAAATCAGACGCTCAAGGAACTCCCACATGCGTTCGCCACGCAGGGTTACTTTACAGCCGATTGGATAGCCCTGACGGATTTTGAAGCCTGCAACAGATTTGCGTGCTTTGGTGATCAAAGGTTTTTGACCTGAGATCGCTGTTAAATCAGCTGCTGCGTTATCCAGCAGTTTTTTATCAGCAATCGCTTCACCAACACCCATATTCAGGGTGATCTTCTCGACCCGAGGGACTTGCATGACAGAAGTGTAGCTAAACTCAGTCATGAGCTTATTAACTACTTCGTCTTTATAGTAATCATGCAGTTTCGCCATCGTATACTCCAAAAATTACTTGATAGTTTCACTGTTAGATTTGAAGAAACGGACTTTTTTGCCGTCTTCGAATCTAAAGCCTACACGGTCAGCCTTACCAGTTGCCGCGTTAAAGATTGCAACGTTAGAAACTTGAATAGCCGCTTCTTTTTCAACGATGCCACCTGGTTGGTTCAGAGCCGGTACAGGCTTCTGATGTTTTTTAACCAGATTGATACCTTCAACGATAACTTTACTAGAAGAAATAACCTGCTTTACTTTACCGCGCTTACCTTTGTCTTTCCCAGTTAGCACGATAACTTCGTCATCACGACGGATTTTCGCTGCCATAGTTTCGCTCCTTAGAGTACTTCAGGTGCCAGAGAGATAATTTTCATAAACTTCTCGTTACGAAGTTCACGAGTTACCGGCCCAAAAATACGCGTACCGATTACTTGCTCGCTGTTATTATTTAATAACACACAAGCATTACCATCGAAGCGAATGACAGAACCGTCAGGGCGACGTACACCCTTCTTGGTGCGCACCACTACCGCTTTCAGGACATCACCCTTTTTAACTTTACCGCGTGGAATTGCTTCTTTAACAGTAATTTTAATGATGTCGCCTACATGTGCATAGCGACGGTGCGAGCCACCTAGAACCTTGATACACATTACGCGACGTGCACCGGAGTTGTCGGCCACGTTCAGCATAGTCTGTTCTTGGATCATTTTAGTGCTCCGCTAAATGTCAACTACTACTGAGCCACCTCATTATGAAGAGGCCGTTCAAATATACCCATACTACGAGGGCGCGGCATTATAACACCACATCATCGTGTTGGACAGAAAAAAATAAACGGCTCAATCAAAAAGAGCCGTTTATTCATCAGGAAAAGTTATTCTATTACAGAACAGCTTTTTCTACAACGCGAACTAAGGCCCAAGACTTAGTCTTAGACAGTGGACGAGTTTGGCGGATTTCTACCACGTCACCGATTCCACATTCATTGTTCTCGTCATGTACGTGCAATTTAGTCGTACGACGGATGAATTTACCATACAGAGGGTGTTTCACCATACGCTCGATAGCAACAACAATAGATTTCTCCATTTTATCGCTAACTACACGACCTTGCAGAGTACGGATTTTATCGCTCATTACGCACCTGCCTTCTCAGTCAGTAAAGTCTTCACACGTGCGATATCGCGACGCACTTGTTTCAACAGATGAGACTGTTGCAGCTGACCACTTGCAGCCTGCATACGTAAATTAAATTGTTCACGTAGCAGGTTCAAAAGTTCAGCATTCAGCTCTTCAACGCTTTTTTCGCGCAGCTCTTGTGCTTTCATTACATCACCGTCTTAGTTACAAAGGTGGTTTTGATAGGCAGTTTCGCTGCTGCCAGAGAGAATGCCTCACGAGCCAGCTCTTCAGGCACACCGTCCATTTCGTACAGTACTTTACCAGGCTGGATTAAGGCAACCCAATATTCTACGTTACCTTTACCTTTACCCATACGAACTTCGAGTGGTTTCTCAGTGATTGGTTTGTCTGGGAACACACGGATCCAGATTTTACCTTGACGCTTAATAGCACGGGTCATAGCACGACGTGCCGCTTCGATCTGACGTGCAGTCAGACGACCACGGCCAACAGCTTTAAGACCGAAAGTGCCGAAGCTAACATCCGTACCTTGCGCTAGACCACGGTTGCGGCCTTTGTGCACCTTACGGAATTTTGTACGCTTTGGTTGTAACATCAGCGACTCTCCTTACTTGCGGCCTTTACGCTGCTGCTTTTTAGGTTGAGCAGCTGGTTTCTCAGCTTGTTCAACAGCAGCCATACCACCCAGAATCTCACCTTTGAAGATCCATACCTTAACGCCGAGAACACCGTAAGTGGTGTGCGCTTCTGAAGTGTTGTAATCGATATCAGCACGTAATGTGTGCAGTGGCACACGGCCTTCACGATACCACTCGGTACGAGCGATTTCAGCACCACCTAAGCGGCCACTGACTTCAACTTTAATACCTTTAGCGCCCAGACGCATTGCGTTCTGTACTGCACGCTTCATAGCACGACGGAACATAACACGACGTTCCAGCTGTGAAGAAATGCTGTCAGCAACTAATTTAGCGTCTAGTTCTGGTTTACGAACTTCGGCGATATTGATTTGCGCAGGAACACCAGCGATATCCGCTACTGTTTTACGCAGTTTTTCAACGTCTTCACCTTTCTTACCGATAACGATACCTGGGCGAGCAGTGTGAATAGTCACACGGATGCTTTTCGCAGGACGTTCGATAACGATGCGAGAGATTGACGCTTTTGCCAATTCTTTATTCAAGTACTGGCGTACTTTAAAATCGCTGTCTAGGTTGTCAGCGAATTCATTGGTGTTCGCATACCAAGTAGAGTTCCAAGGTTTGACAATACCCAGGCGAATACCATTAGGATGTACTTTCTGACCCATTGCTAGTCTCCAGAGTCTCAGCGATCGGACACAACCACAGTAATGTGGCTGGTGCGCTTAAGAATACGATCTGCACGGCCTTTCGCACGCGGCATGATGCGTTTCATGGTTGGACCTTCGTCTACGAAAATTTTCGCAACTTTCAGGTCATCAATGTCAGCGCCATCGTTTTGCTCTGCGTTAGCAATTGCAGATTCAAGTACTTTCTTCACTAAACCAGCAGCTTTCTTGTTGGTGTAGGTCAGAATTTCCAGAGCTTGCGACACTTTCTTACCGCGAATCAGGTCGGCAACTAAGCGAACCTTCTGGGCAGAAGAACGAGCGTGGCGATGCATAGCTAAAGTTTCCATCTCTTCCTCCTATCCTTAACGTTTCTTAGCTTTCTTATCTGCCGCGTGGCCGCGATAAGTGCGAGTCGGTGCGAATTCACCCAGTTTGTGACCAACCATTTCGTCGGTTACGAAAACTGGAACATGCTGACGACCATTATGGACAGCGATGGTCAATCCGATCATATTAGGAAAGATCGTTGAACGACGGGACCAAGTCTTAAGAGGCTTCTTGTCTCCGCTTTCCACCGCTTTCTCTACCTTCTTCAGCAAGTGCAGGTCAATAAAAGGACCTTTCTTGAGAGAACGTGGCATGGTTTATCCTCTAATTATTTTTTAGAACGATGACGTACGATGAATTGATCAGTACGCTTGTTGCTACGAGTTTTCTTACCTTTGGTTTGAACGCCCCATGGTGTTACTGGGTGTTTACCAAAGTTACGGCCTTCACCACCACCATGTGGATGGTCAACTGGGTTCATCGCAGTACCGCGAACGGTAGGACGAATACCACGCCAGCGGCTAGCACCAGCTTTACCGAGAACACGTAACATATGTTCAGCGTTACCAACTTCACCAAGAGTTGCACGGCAATCAGCTAAAACTTTACGCATTTCACCAGAACGTAAACGTAATGAGACATAAGCGCCATCACGAGCAACGATTTGAGCGTAAGTACCTGCTGAACGCGCTAACTGTCCACCTTTACCTGGTTTCAGTTCGATATTATGAACTGTAGAACCAACAGGGATATTGCGCATCGGCAGTGCATTACCAGCTTTGATTGCTGAATCAACACCAGATTGAATCTGGTCACCAGCTTTCAAGCCTTTTGGTGCAAGAATATAACGACGTTCACCGTCTTTATATAGAACCAGTGCAATGTTCGCAGAACGATTTGGATCATATTCCAAACGCTCAACAACTGCAGGAATACCATCTTTGTTGCGTTTAAAGTCAACTAAACGATAATGCTGCTTATGGCCACCACCGATGTGACGGGTAGTGATACGGCCATTGTTGTTACGACCACCGGATTTGCTGTTTTTTTCTAACAGCGGAGCATAAGGCTTACCCTTATGCAGCTCAGGGTTAACCACTTTAACTACGTGGCGACGGCCCGGAGACGTAGGTTTACATTTAACAACTGCCATTGTTCTTTACTCCTCCGACTTACTCAGCACCGCTAATGAAGTCCAAATTTTGGCCTTCTTTCAGCGTGACGTAAGCTTTTTTCCAGTCGCTACGACGACCGAAACGCTGACCGTGGCGTTTAGTTTTGCCTTTAACCAGCAAAGTGTTAACACCTTCAACTTCGACTTCAAACAGTTTCTGTACAGCAGCTTTGATTTCTGCTTTAGTCGCGTCTTTCGCAACTTTGAGAACGATGGTATTGCTTTTTTCCATCGCTGTAGAAGCTTTTTCAGATACATGCGGCGCGCGCAGTACTTTCAGCAGACGTTCTTCACGGATCATGCCAGCATCTCCTCAACTTGCTTCACAGCATCAGCAGTCATAACCACTTTGTCGAAGGCGATCAGGCTAACTGGGTCAATACCTGCTGCATCACGAACGTCAACCTTATACAGGTTACGTGCTGCTAAAAACAGATTTTCATCTAATTCAGCAGTGATGATCAGAACATCTTCCAGAGCCATATCTTTCAGTTTCTGTGCCAGCAACTTAGTTTTAGGTGCTTCAACAGAGAACTTCTCGACAACGATCAGACGATCTTGACGTACCAACTCAGAGAGGATGCTTTTTAAAGCACCACGGTACATCTTCTTATTAACTTTTTGACTGTGGTCCTGTGGTTTAGCTGCGAAGCTAACACCACCAGAGCGCCAAATTGGGCTCTTTACTGAACCAGAACGTGCACGGCCAGTACCTTTTTGACGCCATGGTTTTTTACCTGAACCAGAAACTTCAGCACGAGTTTTCTGAGCACGAGTACCTTGACGAGCACCAGCTGCATACGCAACAACTACTTGGTGAACAAGCGCTTCATTGAAATCACGCCCGAAGGTAGTTTCGGAAACAGTCAGCGCGCTTTGCGCGTCTTTCATTACCAATTCCATTCCTATCTCCTCGACGTTAAGCCTTGACAGCCGGTTTTACGATCAGGTTGCTACCAGTTGCTCCTGGAACAGCACCTTTGACCAGCAGCAGGTTGCGCTCAGCGTCAACACGTACTACATCTAAGCTTTGAACAGTTACACGTTCATTACCCAGTTGGCCTGCCATTTTCTTGCCTTTAAACACTTTGCCCGGAGTCTGGTTTTGACCGATAGAACCCGGAACACGGTGAGACAAGGAGTTACCGTGAGTAGCATCTTGAGTACGGAAATTCCAGCGCTTAACTGTGCCGGCAAAACCTTTACCTTTAGATGTACCAGTAACGTCGACTTTTTTAACGTCAGCGAAAATTTCAACGCTAATGCTTTGACCTACTGTGTATTCTGCACTGTCTTCAATGCGGAATTCACGTAGGATACGGCCAGCTTCGACGCCAGCTTTAGCGAAATGACCTGCTTCAGGCTTAGTTACACGGTTAGCTTTTTTGCTCCCGGTAGTAACCTGAATTGCATTATAACCGTCAGTTTCTGCAGTTTTAACCTGAGTAACACGGTTATTTTCAATTTCGATAACAGTTACAGGTATAGAAACGCCATCTTCAGTGAAGATACGAGTCATACCGACTTTCTTACCGACTAAACCTTTCATTGTTTCAACCTCTCAATCGTTCGACGACCTGATTAACCCAGGCTGATCTGCACGTCAACGCCGGCAGCCAGGTCCAGACGCATCAGAGCATCAACGGTCTTTTCGGTTGGCTCAACGATGTCAACCAGACGCTTGTGAGTGCGAATTTCGTACTGATCACGCGCATCTTTGTTAACGTGCGGAGAAATCAGAACGGTAAAACGCTCTTTACGTGTCGGCAGCGGGATAGGACCACGAACTTGCGCACCAGTGCGCTTAGCAGTCTCTACGATTTCCGCAGTTGATTGATCGATTAAACGATGATCAAAAGCTTTCAGGCGGATACGGATTCTTTGGTTCTGCATGAGACCAGAGCTCCAACTATTTTATAAACGTAAATGATTACTCCTCGTACCCATTTCGATTGATGGGAGAGTGTAATCGTTCTTGATGTAACTTCCAAATCGGAAGTATTGTCTAAATGAGCAACAAATCGTTGACTCAATACTGAGATTTCAGTCCTAAAATATAGGGCTTACTCATCAGTAAGCCCGCGCATTATACGTAAATTATAGGGAAACACAAGTAATCGAGGAAAATATGTGCATTTTTTTTGAAGAGACTCATCAAAAAGCCTCTCAGCCTTAGGAAGTGAAGTGACTGAGAGGCTTTTAATACAAGTTTACTTAGCAAATAGCTATGTAAATACTAAATTACTCTTCTTTAACTTGCGCTTGAAGATAGTTTTGAATTCCTAATCGAGTAATTAGTTCTAATTGCGTTTCTATCCAATCAATATGGTTTTCTTCATCTGCTAAGATTTCAATCATCAGGTCTCGACTAACGTAGTCATGAACCGAATCTGCGTATTTAATAGCTTCTTTTAGGTTTTTCGCCCCATCGATTTCAAGCTGCAAATCTGACTTCAGCATTTCTTCAACATCTTCGCCAATATTTAACTTACCAAGATCTTGTAGGTTAGGAATACCTTCGAGAAAAGAATTCGCTCTATATATTTGTCCGCGTGCTTCATTTCATCAATTGATTCGTGATATTCCATCTCATTGAGGCGTGTAAGTCCCCAATTTTTAAACATACGAGCATGCAAAAAATATTGGTTGATTGCAACTAACTCATTGCCCAGTAGTTTATTTAGGTGGGCTATCATTTTTTTATCACCTTTCATTGCTACCCTCCATCGCTTCCAGTCTTTTAAGTGTAGTACTGAAATTGATGTTAGTGTAATTTTTACGCAATGTATTTAAACCAAAAGTGATAAATTTGGTGGGAATAATTTGAATGGTATAAGATACTATGCAACCTCAGCGGCACACTCATCCTCAAAAATCATTTGCTCTTCATATAAAATCGCCTTTGTCTGCCTAATGCATTTCCCGCATTCTAAGCCTACAGGCAAAATCTGTCGTAGCCCTTTCAGTGAGGTTACTTGATACTTTCTTGCAGCATTTCTGATCTGTTTATCAGTAATCGCTTCACAAAGACAAATGTACATGGTGCTTACCTGTATAAATCACATACAGATATTTTAAATAAAAATGATTTGCATTTCAATTATCATTCAAAATGATTTACAAAGATCATTTATTACAAATAAGTTTGTTACACGAACAATTTAAATCAAAAGAATAGATTACGGACAAGATAAGTAATTTTGTTTATGACAACAAAAAAGGGCACCTAATAAGGTGCCCCTCTTTAAAACTAAATAAAGCTATGTATTATGCAATGATTTTTGCAACAACACCCGCACCTACAGTACGGCCACCTTCACGGATTGCGAAACGTAAACCGTCGTCCATCGCGATTGGGTGGATCAGGGTAACGATCATGTTGATGTTATCACCTGGCATTACCATCTCTACGCCTTCTGGCAGTTCGATAGTACCGGTTACGTCAGTTGTACGGAAGTAGAACTGTGGACGGTAACCTTTGAAGAATGGAGTGTGACGACCACCTTCATCTTTGCTCAGAATATAAACTTCTGATTCGAATTTAGTGTGTGGCTTGATTGAACCTGGTTTTGCCAGTACTTGACCACGTTGAATTTCTTCACGTTTAGTACCACGCAGCAGAACACCTACGTTCTCACCCGCACGACCTTCGTCCAGCAGTTTACGGAACATTTCAACGCCAGTACAAGTTGTTTTAACCGTGTCTTGAATACCAACGATTTCAACTTCTTCACCAACTTTGATGATACCACGCTCAACACGGCCTGTTACTACTGTACCACGACCTGAGATTGAGAATACGTCTTCGATTGGCAGCAGGAATGGCTTGTCAATTGCACGCTCTGGCTCTGGAATGTAAGTATCCAGGTGGCCTGCTAATTCAACAATTTTCGCTTCCCACTCTGGGTTGCCTTCCAGCGCTTTCAGAGCTGAACCACGAACAACTGGAGTGTCGTCGCCTGGGAAATCGTATTGAGACAGAAGTTCACGAACTTCCATTTCAACTAATTCTAACAGCTCTTCGTCGTCTACCATGTCACATTTGTTCAGGAACACGATGATGTAAGGAACACCTACTTGGCGACCTAACAGGATGTGCTCACGAGTTTGTGGCATTGGGCCATCAGTCGCAGCAACAACCAGGATTGCACCGTCCATCTGTGCAGCACCAGTGATCATGTTTTTAACATAGTCGGCGTGTCCTGGGCAGTCTACGTGTGCGTAGTGGCGAGTTGGAGTA of Providencia rettgeri contains these proteins:
- the rplO gene encoding 50S ribosomal protein L15 — protein: MRLNTLSPAEGAKHAPKRVGRGIGSGLGKTGGRGHKGQKSRSGGGVRRGFEGGQMPLYRRLPKFGFTSRKAMITAEIRLSDFAAVEGDVIDLNALKAANVVGIQIEYAKVILSGEVNRAVTVRGLRVTKGARAAIEAAGGKIEE
- the rpmD gene encoding 50S ribosomal protein L30, encoding MAKTIKITQVRSSIGRLPKHKATLVGLGLRRIGHTVEREDTPAVRGMVNLVSYMVKVEE
- the rpsE gene encoding 30S ribosomal protein S5; this translates as MAHIEKQAGELQEKLIAVNRVAKTVKGGRIFSFTALTVVGDGNGRVGFGYGKAREVPAAIQKAMEKARRSMKTVALNNGTLFHPVKGTHTGSRVFMQPAHEGTGIIAGGAMRAVLEVAGVRNVLAKTYGSTNPINVVRATLDALDSMKSPEMVAAKRGKSVEEILG
- the rplR gene encoding 50S ribosomal protein L18 yields the protein MDKKAARIRRATRARRKIQELGATRLVVHRTPRHIYAQVIAPNGSETLVAASTTEKAINEQVKFTGNKDAAAIVGKLVAERALEKGITVVAFDRSGFQYHGRVQALADAAREAGLQF
- the rplF gene encoding 50S ribosomal protein L6, with protein sequence MSRVAKAPVVIPAGVEVKLNGQVISIKGKNGELTRTIHNAVEVKSEDNQLTFAPREGFDDAWAQAGTTRSLCNAMVVGVTEGFTKKLQLVGVGYRAAIKGNAVSLSLGFSHPVEHALPAGITAECPTQTEIVLKGADKQVIGQVAAELRAYRRPEPYKGKGVRYADEIVRTKEAKKK
- the rpsH gene encoding 30S ribosomal protein S8, with amino-acid sequence MSMQDPIADMLTRIRNGQAANKVAVTMPSSKLKVAIAKVLKEEGYIEDFKIEGDIKPELELTLRYFQGKAVVESIQRVSRPSLRIYKKKDELPQVMAGLGIAVVSTSKGVMTDRAARQAGLGGEILCYVA
- the rpsN gene encoding 30S ribosomal protein S14, with the protein product MAKKSMKARDVKRAKLAEKFFAKRVELKAIISDVKASDEDRWDAVLKLQTLPRDSSPSRQRNRCRQTGRPHGFLRKFGLSRIKVREAAMRGEIPGLKKASW
- the rplE gene encoding 50S ribosomal protein L5, with translation MAKLHDYYKDEVVNKLMTEFSYTSVMQVPRVEKITLNMGVGEAIADKKLLDNAAADLTAISGQKPLITKARKSVAGFKIRQGYPIGCKVTLRGERMWEFLERLISIAVPRIRDFRGLSAKSFDGRGNYSMGVREQIIFPEIDYDKVDRVRGLDITITTTAKSDDEGRALLAAFNFPFRK
- the rplX gene encoding 50S ribosomal protein L24, giving the protein MAAKIRRDDEVIVLTGKDKGKRGKVKQVISSSKVIVEGINLVKKHQKPVPALNQPGGIVEKEAAIQVSNVAIFNAATGKADRVGFRFEDGKKVRFFKSNSETIK
- the rplN gene encoding 50S ribosomal protein L14, whose translation is MIQEQTMLNVADNSGARRVMCIKVLGGSHRRYAHVGDIIKITVKEAIPRGKVKKGDVLKAVVVRTKKGVRRPDGSVIRFDGNACVLLNNNSEQVIGTRIFGPVTRELRNEKFMKIISLAPEVL
- the rpsQ gene encoding 30S ribosomal protein S17, translating into MSDKIRTLQGRVVSDKMEKSIVVAIERMVKHPLYGKFIRRTTKLHVHDENNECGIGDVVEIRQTRPLSKTKSWALVRVVEKAVL
- the rpmC gene encoding 50S ribosomal protein L29 — translated: MKAQELREKSVEELNAELLNLLREQFNLRMQAASGQLQQSHLLKQVRRDIARVKTLLTEKAGA
- the rplP gene encoding 50S ribosomal protein L16, encoding MLQPKRTKFRKVHKGRNRGLAQGTDVSFGTFGLKAVGRGRLTARQIEAARRAMTRAIKRQGKIWIRVFPDKPITEKPLEVRMGKGKGNVEYWVALIQPGKVLYEMDGVPEELAREAFSLAAAKLPIKTTFVTKTVM
- the rpsC gene encoding 30S ribosomal protein S3: MGQKVHPNGIRLGIVKPWNSTWYANTNEFADNLDSDFKVRQYLNKELAKASISRIVIERPAKSIRVTIHTARPGIVIGKKGEDVEKLRKTVADIAGVPAQINIAEVRKPELDAKLVADSISSQLERRVMFRRAMKRAVQNAMRLGAKGIKVEVSGRLGGAEIARTEWYREGRVPLHTLRADIDYNTSEAHTTYGVLGVKVWIFKGEILGGMAAVEQAEKPAAQPKKQQRKGRK
- the rplV gene encoding 50S ribosomal protein L22 — its product is METLAMHRHARSSAQKVRLVADLIRGKKVSQALEILTYTNKKAAGLVKKVLESAIANAEQNDGADIDDLKVAKIFVDEGPTMKRIMPRAKGRADRILKRTSHITVVVSDR
- the rpsS gene encoding 30S ribosomal protein S19, whose translation is MPRSLKKGPFIDLHLLKKVEKAVESGDKKPLKTWSRRSTIFPNMIGLTIAVHNGRQHVPVFVTDEMVGHKLGEFAPTRTYRGHAADKKAKKR
- the rplB gene encoding 50S ribosomal protein L2; the protein is MAVVKCKPTSPGRRHVVKVVNPELHKGKPYAPLLEKNSKSGGRNNNGRITTRHIGGGHKQHYRLVDFKRNKDGIPAVVERLEYDPNRSANIALVLYKDGERRYILAPKGLKAGDQIQSGVDSAIKAGNALPMRNIPVGSTVHNIELKPGKGGQLARSAGTYAQIVARDGAYVSLRLRSGEMRKVLADCRATLGEVGNAEHMLRVLGKAGASRWRGIRPTVRGTAMNPVDHPHGGGEGRNFGKHPVTPWGVQTKGKKTRSNKRTDQFIVRHRSKK
- the rplW gene encoding 50S ribosomal protein L23 — its product is MIREERLLKVLRAPHVSEKASTAMEKSNTIVLKVAKDATKAEIKAAVQKLFEVEVEGVNTLLVKGKTKRHGQRFGRRSDWKKAYVTLKEGQNLDFISGAE
- the rplD gene encoding 50S ribosomal protein L4 — protein: MELVMKDAQSALTVSETTFGRDFNEALVHQVVVAYAAGARQGTRAQKTRAEVSGSGKKPWRQKGTGRARSGSVKSPIWRSGGVSFAAKPQDHSQKVNKKMYRGALKSILSELVRQDRLIVVEKFSVEAPKTKLLAQKLKDMALEDVLIITAELDENLFLAARNLYKVDVRDAAGIDPVSLIAFDKVVMTADAVKQVEEMLA
- the rplC gene encoding 50S ribosomal protein L3 yields the protein MKGLVGKKVGMTRIFTEDGVSIPVTVIEIENNRVTQVKTAETDGYNAIQVTTGSKKANRVTKPEAGHFAKAGVEAGRILREFRIEDSAEYTVGQSISVEIFADVKKVDVTGTSKGKGFAGTVKRWNFRTQDATHGNSLSHRVPGSIGQNQTPGKVFKGKKMAGQLGNERVTVQSLDVVRVDAERNLLLVKGAVPGATGSNLIVKPAVKA
- the rpsJ gene encoding 30S ribosomal protein S10 encodes the protein MQNQRIRIRLKAFDHRLIDQSTAEIVETAKRTGAQVRGPIPLPTRKERFTVLISPHVNKDARDQYEIRTHKRLVDIVEPTEKTVDALMRLDLAAGVDVQISLG
- the bfr_1 gene encoding Bacterioferritin encodes the protein MLKSDLQLEIDGAKNLKEAIKYADSVHDYVSRDLMIEILADEENHIDWIETQLELITRLGIQNYLQAQVKEE